The DNA window TTAGTGTCAGAAAATGATTAGTTTGATTGCTTGTGTTTTGGATGGATCTGTTTGCTGGTTTGTTCTTGGATTATCATTAGTTTATTGGTTCAGCTGCATGTAATGGCTCAGTGCAGGGTTTGTAGTTTTCAGGATCACAGACAGTCATTAAGAAGTCCTCCGTGGATTGCCTCATCTGATGATCTCGTTAGCTGACGACTAATGAGCTGTTGTGCTCCAGGCCTGCTGCGACATGTCGAGAGAAATGCTGAGGGGAAAAATCCATGCCACTCTTGTTTATAgttaagaaagttcaaaagattattattttttttttttttaaacaagtgtgCACTAacggtgtgtttttaattaattaatttattctaaaatccagtaaaaaaatgatataatattgtgaaatattattagaatttaaaacatctgttttctatttgagttataaaaaaaaattaagtaaaatttgctgcttttatgatatttttatgaaattcaaTATTCAAACGTTTGTGCTAAGTCAGATGTTCCTCTGAACATTCCATTCATCCAAAGAgttctgaaaaaaatgtttttttttactaataatatgttttttactttacaaaatctgtttttaacattgacaataataagaaccattgataataattagcacagtagaatgatttctgaagggtggAGTAATGaggcattacaggaataaattgtattttaaaacatttattttacaatatgaaagttttgaatgtatttttgatcagaaaaTGTAGCCTAGGCAAGCAtgagaggcttctttcaaaacgGCTCAGTCGTCAGTCAATGGTTTGATGTAGACGTCTCCTGGTGTctctgtgtgtattgtgtgtgtgtgtgtgtgtgtgtgtgtgtgttgtgtgtgtgtgtgtgtgtctctgtgttcaGCGATGGCTGGACCGAGGCCTGTGGTGATGAGTGGACCGTCTGGAGCTGGCAAGAGCACTCTGCTGAAGAAGCTGCTCAAGGAGTTTGACGGCGTCTTTGGCTTCAGCGTTTCCCGTAAGACACACACTGAAGTACAAATGCTGGAAAATGACAAATAGccaagaatgatttttttttttttcagatacgaCGCGGAGCCCCCGTCCAGGAGAGGAGAACGGCAAAGGTTAGGCTTCTGATCTGCTACAGAAACACCGTTCTTCTGAAATATCTTTTGCATTATTCTCACTGAAGCATGCTTTCACAACAATGACTAATCATTACATAAACAGCTAGTTATCTGAGCGAGCAGTCAAACACAATCTCCTCTTGTTCACCACAAGACTCAGGTTTGGTGGGAACATTTCTCTGGGCTCTTGGATTTggatttgtttgattaaaaaccATCGCAAAAAAAGGTTTTCTTCTCTGTGACAAACGGGTGACTGAAACAGAAAGTTACACAGTGCTGCCATTGTGTTTATgtctattaaatattaataaaagaaatacaattgATATACGTATGATATATCTTTTCCATACCTTCCACCTACGGTCAAAGTGTGAAATTGCATTCTCATTTATccatctgttgttgttgttttaacattGGTCTGAGACGAACACAATGTGAAAATTAGTTTTTGTGCTGTACATTAGTGTTGGTGAGAGCAGACCTTTAGCTGTAGTTTTTTATACACAAACTGTTACGTTATTGAAACGCTGATGAGCTCAAAATAGGTTGCAGCTGTAAATAATGCACTCAAATACATGGTTTTCTTTTCATCTCTATTGTTATTCTGGTTTATCAGTCAGATTTCTgccatttctgattttttttttcttcttcttcagattATCATTATGTTACCAGGGAAGTGATGCAGGCGGCCATAGCAAAGGGGGAATTTATCgaaaatgctgaattttcagggAACATGTATGGAACAAGGTATAGTCCTCCTCCTTAAGAGTCTTGCTCGTTTGTGAAGGTTTTTGTGATTTAATACAATGAATCGATTAAATAAATTTCATTAATCAATGAAATGAAATTAGTATGTTTTTAGTTCagtaatgttttattgtatttttagggGACTTTATTGTACTAAATTTATGGTTATGATCTATTAAGTACCTGCTTACCACTTTTTGAGTGTAGACCGTAAAATAAAATGCGTAAACCAACGTAAATTTTGAATGCACACAGGTCTCTTTGTAAAGAAGGCACTTGGGAAATAGTTtttgaattgaaaaaatatatatgatttgtatatatattatacaatatgaaaaatgcacaaaatatatgaaatatgtaaGGTTTTACTCTCAAACTGTGTGGAAATCAAAGTCCTGTATCTAAACAACTTGCGTTCCAAAAATGAGGttgatgtattaaaaaataagattttgtttgGGCGCAGTACCAAACGTTTCCACTAGAGAAAGAAATTCGCTTCCCATTCGTTTCCAGTGTGGTCTTTATTCACTGCAAACAGTGCAGGTgtggctgttttatttatttttatttttcctttaccAAATTTCGTACAATTCCGATGAaggaaacaataaataaataaataaatattacaaattcatTTCTGTCAAAACAGCACCAGAGGGTTGATTCTGTTGGAGCTAAACATCTGTTTGCGATGGGAAGATTGAattattttactgactttttTCGTTCATCAAAACAAATGTCAAGCCATTCAGTTGATTAGAGTTgcgttaaatattatattttctcCAAACGTCCTTCTGTGCAATCTTGATCATATTCCAAATCATTCTAATGCAGCCAAAGATATGAGGGACATGAATATGATTACTTCAGAGAAATCCTGTCTATTCATGCAGTTGTAACTAACATCATCTTTGCCCCGTTCACAGTAAAGCAGCTGTACAGGCTGTTCAAGCCAaaaatttgatttgcattttggaCATTGACATGCAGGGAGTGAATAACATCAAGAGAACCGATCTCAACCCCATCTATGTGTCCATCCAGCCTCCGTCAATGGAAACCCTGGTGAGAAATCATCCGTCTCAATCCAAATATTATATTTGCATGCCTTTTCAgcattttaatgtaaaacttCATCTCTTTAGGAAAAACGATTAAGGGATAGAAAAACCGAATCTGAGGAAAGTCTACAAAAACGTTTACGTGCCGCCAAAGTTGACATGGAAATAAGTAAGTCATTATTTGGAAATAAATACTGCTGTAATTGTTTTCACATCTaactaatgtatatatatgtatataaatattaaatatatctccATATTTCAGGTAAAGAGCCAGGTTTATTTGATGTACTGATTGTCAATGATGATCTTGACCTAGCGTATGGGAAATTAAAAGACGCTCTTCTTGAGGTAAGATCTTCCAGTCACTaggggccagatttactaaacatgGCAAATTAGTCAGACAGCAATCCCATAGAAGCGCCAAGGTAAAATCTTACAGACGCATATGCATTCATGTCTTTCTCACAGTTAATAAATCTGACTCCACATCACAGTATTTCATGTATAGTTGTTAACTGCACAAAATCCAGTGGAgcaaaaactttatatttagaaGAAAAACAATTGATTGATATTAAATGCTTGTATGCATTTTATAGTTGATTGATTATTTTCCCATAGTACTATCTATTTtcaattgttgtttttattactttacaAATAGGAGTGTatcatggaagcctgtttccaccactagagaaaaacaataaaaaattaaactgtttgtacaattcagactttttgtaTTGCAATCCTGACTATATAACTCTGTTATGAGTTTAattatcagaattgtgagatataaactggcAATTGtaagaaaatgtcagaattgtggaCTGCCCatttttccccctcagaattgGACTCACAATTGCGGGATTGTATCTCAAAATTCAGAGAAAAGAAGTCAGAAAGCTCTtgtattctagattcattgcacacacagAAATATGTCAAGTTTtggtttcggtacccaaccctcCTTTCACATTTATACTAAAAAAGTGATGTTATCAGATTATTAATCAAGCACATCACAGAAGATGTCAGCCACCACAAAACTGATC is part of the Carassius auratus strain Wakin chromosome 27, ASM336829v1, whole genome shotgun sequence genome and encodes:
- the LOC113046110 gene encoding guanylate kinase isoform X2 yields the protein MRDHSKEEAMAGPRPVVMSGPSGAGKSTLLKKLLKEFDGVFGFSVSHTTRSPRPGEENGKDYHYVTREVMQAAIAKGEFIENAEFSGNMYGTSKAAVQAVQAKNLICILDIDMQGVNNIKRTDLNPIYVSIQPPSMETLEKRLRDRKTESEESLQKRLRAAKVDMEISKEPGLFDVLIVNDDLDLAYGKLKDALLEEIQKVRDTNKS
- the LOC113046110 gene encoding guanylate kinase isoform X1 yields the protein MYLRFISRVFSAMAGPRPVVMSGPSGAGKSTLLKKLLKEFDGVFGFSVSHTTRSPRPGEENGKDYHYVTREVMQAAIAKGEFIENAEFSGNMYGTSKAAVQAVQAKNLICILDIDMQGVNNIKRTDLNPIYVSIQPPSMETLEKRLRDRKTESEESLQKRLRAAKVDMEISKEPGLFDVLIVNDDLDLAYGKLKDALLEEIQKVRDTNKS
- the LOC113046110 gene encoding guanylate kinase isoform X3 — encoded protein: MAGPRPVVMSGPSGAGKSTLLKKLLKEFDGVFGFSVSHTTRSPRPGEENGKDYHYVTREVMQAAIAKGEFIENAEFSGNMYGTSKAAVQAVQAKNLICILDIDMQGVNNIKRTDLNPIYVSIQPPSMETLEKRLRDRKTESEESLQKRLRAAKVDMEISKEPGLFDVLIVNDDLDLAYGKLKDALLEEIQKVRDTNKS